A single window of Nicotiana sylvestris chromosome 5, ASM39365v2, whole genome shotgun sequence DNA harbors:
- the LOC138868743 gene encoding uncharacterized protein, giving the protein MPDIPKYNGNTGPNKHITAYTCAVKGNALKDDEIESVLLKKFGKTLSKGAMMWYHNLPPNSMDLFAMLADVFVKTHAIAIKVATRKFDVFNIKQRENEMLREFVSRFQMERMELPPISDDWAVQAFTQGLSERNSIASKQLKQNLIEYPAVTWEDVHNRYQSKIRVEDNKLGAPSSSVYPSRLLTKEQRFTDGESRPNKERYHPYVEDQRNAPRHSAPQGNRRTDRGQNSRGLMSKFGFDTHTLAGGGTPFI; this is encoded by the coding sequence atgcctgatatccCGAAGTATAACGGGAACACGGGCCCTAATAAGCACATTACCGCTTATACTTGTGCTGTAAAAGGGAATGCCTTAAAGGATGATGAGATTGAATCCgtcttgctgaagaaatttggaaaaacattgtcgaagggggccatgatgtggtatcacaacctaccccCGAACTCGATGGATTTGTTTGCCATGTTGGCAGATGTTTTTGTGAAGACACATGCCATtgccatcaaggttgctacaaggaagTTTGACGTCTTCAATATCAAAcaaagggagaatgagatgctgagggaattcgtatctcgcttccagATGGagagaatggaattaccaccgatctccgatgactgggcagtgcaggcatTCACTCAGGGCTTGAGCGAACGAAACTCGATAGCTTCAAAGCAGCTAAAgcaaaatttgatcgaatatcccgccgtgacttggGAAGATGTACACAACAGATATCAatcgaagattagggtcgaggacaacAAATTAGGAgccccctcgagctcagtatatcctagcaggctctTAACAAAGGAACAAAGGTTTACAGATGGGGAGTCaaggccaaacaaagaaagataccatCCATATGTAGAAGATCAAAGAAATGCCCCGAGGCATAGTGCACCTCAAGGGAATCGAAGGACAGATCGAGGTCAGAATTcccggggactcatgagtaaatTCGGGTTCGATACGCACACTTTGGCCGGTGGAGGCACCCCGTTTAtttga
- the LOC138868744 gene encoding uncharacterized protein, with product MPEMVMPKAKAPLPMPPTPYPQRLVKQKNENQFKKFIEMMKSLSINVPLVEALDQMPSYAMFMKDLVTKKRSMDCETIKMTHQVSAIVHSMAPKLEDPDAFTIPCTIGSADFAKALCDLGASINLMPYSVFKTLGIGQSRAISMRLQMADRTRKRPLGIIDDVLVRVDKFILPVDFVILDCEVDYEVSIILGRPFLATGKELVDVEACELTFRVGDEKFVFHVCKSMRQSNSTEVSSFMDLVTEVIVDDTSAMINAVDPLEALLLNRDMTEDEGLVEYVNALQGMGSYSYEPRKLFLDLENRKTPPTKPSIEEPPVLELKPFPAHLRYEFLGPCSSLPVIISSCLINVQVDTTIKVLQRRKKAIGWTLADIRAFFMHKIILEDDAKPSMEHQRRLNEAIQEVVKKEVIKWLDAWIVYPISNRVASNCVFNGKVWALSHGCQSYCSY from the coding sequence atgccggaaatggtaatgcctaaagccaaggctccctTGCCAATGCCTCCTAcaccttaccctcaaagacttgtaaagcaaaagaatgaaaaccagttcaagaagtttattgagatgatgaaaagtTTGTCGATCAATGTACccttggtggaagctcttgaTCAAATGCCGAGTTATGCCAtgtttatgaaagacttggtaactaaaaagagatctatggattgtgagaccattaAAATGAcgcatcaagtgagtgccattgtgCATTCGATGGCTcccaagcttgaggatcccgacgcatttaccattccatgtaccattgggagtgcagattttgcaaaggccttgtgtgatttgggagcaagtataaatttgatgccttactctgtattcaaaactttgggtattggtcaatCGAGAGCTATttcaatgagattgcaaatggcggatagaacaaggaagaggccgcttggtattattgatgatgttcttgttcgagttgacaagtttattttgcctgTGGATTTTGTGATTCTCGACTGCGAAGTCGACTATGAGGTGTCGATAATATTGGGAAGGCCTTTCCTAGCAACAGGGAAGgaattggttgatgtggaagcatgtgagctcaccttccgggtgggtgacgaaaaatttgtctttcatgtgtgcaagtcaatgaggcAGTCGAATAGTACTGAGGTTAGTTCTTTTATGGATCTTGTGACggaggtgatagttgatgacacgAGTGCCATGATCAATGCAGTGGATCCTTTGGAAGCTTTATTGTTGAACCGTGATATGACTGAGGATGAAGGCTTGGTAGAGTATGTCAATGCCTTGCAAGGAATGGGTTCTTACTCCTATGAGCCTCGTAAACTCTTcttggatcttgagaacagaaagactccaccaacaaagccctcaatcgaggaacctcccgtattggagttgaagccttttcctgcacacctcaggtatgaattcttgggtccTTGTTCAAgtttacctgttattatttcttcTTGCTTAATTAATGTGCAGGTAGATACCACTATTAAGGTGCTTCAACGAagaaagaaggcaattggatggactttagctgatattcgggccTTTTTCATGCATAAGATTATACTTGAGGATGATGCCAAACCCTccatggaacatcaaaggaggttgaacgaggctatACAAGAGGTTgtcaagaaggaagttatcaagtggctagatgcatggattgtgtaccccatctcgaaTAGAGTTGCTAGCAATTGTGTTTTCAATGGAAAAGTTTgggccttatctcatgggtgccaaagtTATTGTTCATACTGA